A window of Kribbella sp. NBC_00382 genomic DNA:
CCTCGCGGTTGCCGATGCCGAGCGGGTGGATCTCCACGGCCGGGGTGCCGGCCGCGATGGAGGGGCAGACCTCGAGCATGTGGGCGCCGAGGATCAGCTCCTCGCCTGGTACCAGGTGGTACGTGTAGTCCTCCATGAAGGAGGTGCCGCCTGGACGGCCCGCGCCGATCACCTTGAGGGTGCGCAGCAGTACCGAGGTCTTCCAGTCGCCCTCGCCGCCGAAGCCGTAGCCGTCGGCCATCAGCCGCTGGACGGCCAGGCCCGGCAGCTGACGCAGTCCACCGAGGTCTTCGAAGTTGGTGGTGAAGGCGGTGAAGCCGCCGGCCTCGAGAAAGGCCCGCAGGCCGGCCTCCAGCCGGGCGGCGTAGCGCAGCGAGTCGTGCCGGTCGCCGCCGGCGCGCAGTTCGGGCGCGATCCGGTACGTGTCGTCGTACTCCTTGACGAGGCCGTCGACATCGCCGTCCGGTACCGCGTCCACCGCGGCGACGAGGTCGTTGACCGCGTAGGTGTTGACCGAGACACCGAACCGGCGCTGGGCCTCCACCTTGTCGCCTTCGGTCACCGCGACGTCGCGCATGTTGTCGCCGAAGCGCGCGAGCTTCATCGAGCGCAGGGCCGACAGGCCGGCCGCGGCGCGGGCCCAGGCGCCGATCCGGGCGGTGACGGACGGATCGCTGACATGACCGGCGACGGTGGTCCGCGGGATGCCGAGCCGGGTCTGGATGTAGCCGAACTCGCGGTCGCCGTGGGCGGCCTGGTTCAGGTTCATGAAGTCCATGTCCAGCTCGGCCCAGGGGAGCGCGACGTTCGCCTGGGTGTGCAGGTGCAGCAGCGGCAGCTGGAGCGCCTCCAGGCCGCCGATCCACATCTTGGCCGGCGAGAACGTGTGCATCCAGGCGATCACGCCGATGCAGTCGTCGTCGGCGTTCGCCTTCAGGAAGGTGTGCCGGATGGCGTCCGCATCGGTGACGACCGGGTACCAGACCACCTCAGCCTGGAGCTCGGCCGAGTCGTTCAGGGCCGCGACCAGCTGCTGGGACTGGGTCGCGACCTGGTTGAGGGTGTCGGGCCCGTAGAGGCCCTGACTGCCGGTGAGGAACCAGATCCGGGGCCGCTGGGTGGTTTGCATGGTTGACTCCAGAGGTCAGCGCTGACCGTAAACGGTCTGATAGCGGCGGTAGAGGCTGTCGATGTGCTCAGGGTCGATGGGCAGGGGATCCCCTGCGGTCCGGGCGAGGTGGACGGTGCGGGCCACGTCCTCGCACATCACCGCGGCCTTGACCGCTGCCCGGGGATCCTTGCCGATGGTGAAGACGCCGTGGTTGCGCATCAGCACCGCGGGCGAGCGGGAACCGGCCAGGGTCTCGACGATGCCGCGGCCGATCGAGTCGTCGCCGATCAACGCGAACGGCCCGACCGGGATCTCGCCGCCGAACTCGTCGGCCATCGCGGTCAGCACGCACGGGATCGCTTCGTTGCGCGCTGCCCAGGCCGTGGCGTACGGGGAATGGGTGTGGACCACGCCGCCGACGTCCGGCCTGGCGCGGTAGACGTACGCGTGGGCGGCGGTGTCGCTGGACGGCGCCAGGTCGCCCTCGACCAGGTTGCCGTCCAGATCGCACACGACGACCGAGCCGGGGGTGAGATCGTCGTACGAGATCCCACTCGGCTTGATCACGAACAGGTCCTCGCCGGGCACCCGCCCGGAGATGTTGCCCGCGGTCCAGGCGACGAGCCCGTACCTGACCAGCTCCGCGTGCAGTGCGGCCACCACGGTCCGCAGTTCGTCGACGGCCACTGACGCGGTCACCCGATCACCTCGTTCTTGAGTGCGTGCAGGCGATGCAGTACGCCGGTACCGCCGTACGCCTCGCCCGCGAACCAGTCATGGAGTTCCCGGTACTCGGCGTACAGCAGGTCATAGCGATCGGCTCGGGCGGCATCGGGCAGGTAGGCGGACTCGGTCCGCCGGCCCATCGCCGCGGCTGCCGCCGGCACGTCCGGATACGTGCCGGCGGCAACGGCCGCGTGGATGGCCGAGCCCAGTGCGGGGCCCTGGCCGGACGCGACGACCGAGATGGGACGGCGCAGGACGTCGGAGTAGATCTGCATCAGCAGTTCGTTCTTCAGCAGGCCACCCGCGACGATGAACTCTTCGACGGCCACACCCTGCTGCTCGAACGCCTCCACGATCCGGCGGGTGCCGAACGCGGTGGCCTCGATCAGAGCGCGGTAGCCGTCCTCCGGCCGGGTTGCGAGGGTC
This region includes:
- the araA gene encoding L-arabinose isomerase, encoding MQTTQRPRIWFLTGSQGLYGPDTLNQVATQSQQLVAALNDSAELQAEVVWYPVVTDADAIRHTFLKANADDDCIGVIAWMHTFSPAKMWIGGLEALQLPLLHLHTQANVALPWAELDMDFMNLNQAAHGDREFGYIQTRLGIPRTTVAGHVSDPSVTARIGAWARAAAGLSALRSMKLARFGDNMRDVAVTEGDKVEAQRRFGVSVNTYAVNDLVAAVDAVPDGDVDGLVKEYDDTYRIAPELRAGGDRHDSLRYAARLEAGLRAFLEAGGFTAFTTNFEDLGGLRQLPGLAVQRLMADGYGFGGEGDWKTSVLLRTLKVIGAGRPGGTSFMEDYTYHLVPGEELILGAHMLEVCPSIAAGTPAVEIHPLGIGNREDPVRMVFDAAPGPAVVVGLADLGDRFRLVANEIDVVAPDQPLPRLPVARAVWKPRPDFRTSAESWLTAGAPHHTVLSAAVGADELHDLATMLRTELLTIDASTEIRQFQKEIRWNQAYHRLALGL
- a CDS encoding L-ribulose-5-phosphate 4-epimerase, translating into MTASVAVDELRTVVAALHAELVRYGLVAWTAGNISGRVPGEDLFVIKPSGISYDDLTPGSVVVCDLDGNLVEGDLAPSSDTAAHAYVYRARPDVGGVVHTHSPYATAWAARNEAIPCVLTAMADEFGGEIPVGPFALIGDDSIGRGIVETLAGSRSPAVLMRNHGVFTIGKDPRAAVKAAVMCEDVARTVHLARTAGDPLPIDPEHIDSLYRRYQTVYGQR